A region from the Triticum urartu cultivar G1812 chromosome 1, Tu2.1, whole genome shotgun sequence genome encodes:
- the LOC125512407 gene encoding protein PLASTID MOVEMENT IMPAIRED 1-like codes for MAGLGGGGGLSDYLDRPNAIHRRTASLAIARSGDDGPRIMDGVGREGRRARSSRRLSLSSWLGPRSRPLPVRADDTTSVESRSREFEGSGSAKGKPSAWSSWKPVRALSRIGKRRAGCLFSIEVAAVRGVPASMDGLRLAVSVRKAETKDGAMQTMPARVSHDGTAEFDETLFVKCNLYFTGGPGTGKPLKLEPRRFVVSVVPVEVPDIRLGTYTVDVSSLVLDSLQKSSEGRRVRWFDRAFGLAGKATGGELLLKLGFQLMEDAGLRLYTQAAGRSSRDVSVSPSRARVHNKNSFSVASTTPKLSTSDGAISPSMRAYRQLVDRLNIDKRPDDDELSTASGAGAGDVDYAIPEYEVVDKGVETVKEVVHFQDQRDVLRELDSIGEQIEAIEALMASGGKKSPGGAGEQPRLDADEEMVTVEFLRKLEAVDDDKFRKLKQPMTPRSSESQKKSPVVPDLGQSLGPAVQTRDGGFLVSMNPYNVPLASRDVSPVLAMQVSRPFVLPSAMAATGFDVLQKMAAAGRPDEVRDKVASLGRMESLTGKTPEQVGFEGIAEAVIGGRRTEGGASSSAARSVRLVRKLATALSEGRMERVATGIWSAGNDPETLDEVLAFSLQKLEAMAVDALMIQAEMADEEPPFEVAPAAGDANVFDALVPSDEWSESRGGSDGRVTLVAAIQLRDPSRRYEAVGAPMIAVVQSARMLGAAGLSGGRFKVRSLHVGGVQTRCLSGVGGSASWRAERQKLTAMQWTLAHGPGRAAKRAQTPPSSQAARVRQQRRRPDVVWSLSSRVLAGMWLKTVRNPDVKISAAGST; via the coding sequence ATGGCCGGactgggaggcggcggcgggctcaGCGACTACCTCGACCGGCCCAACGCCATCCACCGCCGCACCGCGTCGCTCGCCATCGCGCGGTCCGGCGACGATGGACCGCGCATCATGGATGGGGTTGGGCGGGAGGGCCGGAGGGCGCGCTCGTCGCGCCGTCTCTCGCTGTCGTCGTGGCTCGGGCCGCGCTCCAGGCCTCTGCCGGTGCGGGCCGACGACACCACGTCCGTGGAGTCGAGAAGCAGAGAATTCGAGGGGAGTGGCAGCGCTAAGGGGAAGCCGTCGGCGTGGAGCAGCTGGAAGCCTGTGCGCGCGCTCTCGCGCATCGGGAAGCGCCGCGCCGGGTGCCTCTTCTCCATCGAGGTGGCCGCCGTGCGCGGCGTGCCGGCCTCCATGGACGGCCTCCGCCTCGCCGTCTCCGTCCGCAAGGCCGAGACCAAGGACGGAGCGATGCAGACCATGCCGGCCCGGGTGTCGCACGATGGCACCGCGGAGTTCGACGAGACGCTCTTCGTCAAATGCAACCTCTACTTCACCGGCGGCCCGGGCACCGGGAAACCCCTCAAGCTCGAGCCTCGCCGGTTCGTTGTGTCCGTCGTCCCCGTCGAGGTGCCGGACATCCGTCTGGGTACGTACACCGTCGACGTGAGCTCGCTCGTGCTCGACTCCCTCCAGAAGAGCTCCGAGGGACGCCGCGTCCGGTGGTTCGACAGGGCGTTCGGGCTCGCCGGCAAGGCCACCGGTGGCGAGCTCCTGCTCAAGCTGGGGTTCCAGCTCATGGAAGACGCGGGGCTCCGTCTCTACACGCAAGCCGCGGGGAGATCGTCGAGGGACGTGTCCGTGTCCCCCTCCCGTGCGAGGGTTCACAACAAGAACTCGTTCAGCGTCGCCAGTACGACGCCCAAGCTTTCAACGTCCGACGGAGCCATCTCGCCTTCCATGAGAGCTTACAGGCAGCTGGTAGACAGGCTCAACATCGACAAGCGTCCCGACGACGACGAGCTCTCCACCGCAAGTGGCGCTGGCGCTGGCGACGTCGACTACGCCATCCCGGAGTACGAAGTGGTCGACAAGGGCGTCGAGACGGTCAAAGAGGTCGTCCACTTCCAGGACCAGCGCGACGTGCTACGCGAGCTCGACTCCATTGGCGAGCAGATCGAGGCCATCGAGGCGCTGATGGCGAGCGGCGGCAAGAAGTCGCCGGGGGGAGCCGGTGAGCAGCCGCGCCTCGATGCCGATGAAGAGATGGTGACCGTTGAGTTCCTTAGGAAGCTCGAGGCAGTGGACGACGACAAGTTCAGGAAGCTGAAGCAGCCGATGACACCAAGATCAAGCGAGTCGCAGAAGAAGTCGCCCGTGGTGCCGGACTTGGGACAGAGCCTTGGCCCGGCGGTGCAAACGCGTGACGGCGGGTTCTTGGTGTCGATGAACCCGTACAACGTGCCGCTTGCAAGCAGAGACGTGTCCCCGGTGCTCGCCATGCAGGTGTCGAGGCCTTTCGTGCTGCCAAGTGCCATGGCCGCTACTGGATTCGACGTGCTCCAGAAAATGGCGGCGGCGGGAAGACCCGACGAGGTCCGGGACAAGGTGGCGTCGCTAGGGCGCATGGAAAGCCTTACCGGAAAGACGCCCGAGCAAGTGGGTTTCGAGGGCATCGCGGAGGCGGTCATCGGCGGTAGGCGGACCGAGGGCGGCGCGAGCTCAAGCGCGGCGCGGTCGGTCAGGCTCGTCCGGAAGCTCGCCACCGCCTTGTCCGAGGGCCGGATGGAGCGCGTCGCCACCGGCATCTGGAGCGCGGGAAACGATCCGGAGACGTTGGACGAGGTACTCGCATTCTCGTTACAGAAGCTCGAGGCCATGGCGGTGGACGCGCTCATGATCCAGGCCGAGATGGCCGACGAGGAGCCGCCGTTCGAGGTAGCGCCGGCTGCGGGGGACGCGAACGTGTTCGACGCACTGGTGCCGTCCGACGAGTGGTCCGAGTCCCGTGGCGGCTCGGACGGCCGCGTCACGCTGGTGGCGGCCATCCAGCTGCGTGACCCGTCCCGGCGCTACGAGGCGGTGGGCGCGCCGATGATCGCCGTCGTCCAGTCGGCGCGGATGCTGGGCGCGGCGGGGCTCAGCGGGGGGAGGTTCAAGGTGAGGAGCCTGCACGTGGGCGGAGTGCAGACGAGGTGCTTGTCGGGAGTCGGCGGAAGCGCGAGCTGGCGCGCCGAGCGGCAGAAGCTGACGGCGATGCAGTGGACGCTCGCGCACGGGCCGGGTCGCGCCGCCAAGAGGGCGCAGACGCCGCCATCGTCGCAGGCAGCGAGGGTgaggcagcagcggcggcggccaGACGTCGTCTGGAGCCTGTCGTCGAGGGTGCTCGCCGGGATGTGGCTCAAGACGGTGCGGAATCCGGACGTGAAGATCAGCGCCGCCGGCAGCACGTGA